TGGCTGATGATAAAATTAGTGAAAATATTGAAGAATATTTAGAAGTTCTCTATCGTAATGGAAGCAATGGGGAACAGGTTTCAACAACAACTCTTTCAAAAGAGCTTGGAATTGCACCAGGTAGCGTAACTCAAATGCTTAAGAAATTAGAAAATTTGGGTTATATTGAGTATACTCCTTATAAAGGAGCTACTTTAACTGATGAAGGTATGAACATAGCTCAAAAAATTACTAGAAAACATAGGATTTTAGAAAAGTTCTTAATGGATATTTTAAAAATCAAAGAGGAAAATATTCACGAGCAAGCCTGTGAAATGGAGCATACCTTGTCTGATGAGGCTGAAAGGGCTTTGTGCACCATGTTAAACAATCCTGATTTATGCCCTGACAATAATATAATTCCTGCTTGTAA
This genomic interval from Methanobrevibacter sp. contains the following:
- a CDS encoding metal-dependent transcriptional regulator translates to MADDKISENIEEYLEVLYRNGSNGEQVSTTTLSKELGIAPGSVTQMLKKLENLGYIEYTPYKGATLTDEGMNIAQKITRKHRILEKFLMDILKIKEENIHEQACEMEHTLSDEAERALCTMLNNPDLCPDNNIIPACNFDFESCHECYSQKDFDQVMNRKFNLLCISELTSNTEGIISFIRGSNDLLDEIADRGIKVGSHLIYEFNDNRIGNHYLVNIDGEELNIPLDMANNIFIRI